The Triplophysa rosa linkage group LG15, Trosa_1v2, whole genome shotgun sequence genome has a segment encoding these proteins:
- the si:ch211-121a2.4 gene encoding transmembrane protein 205 isoform X1, protein MLTPLTSCGRARECERRASPPLLYHQIPDHCGSECALLVKMTTDREPPVTAKLLHLMFLSTFWGMQIWVTFISGFVMDNHLNRHTFGFIQSRLFPYYLHIGSACAFFNLTLFAMYHPSELLDDKEAFQILIYFVCVTVAAVNAQWFGQMTSEIMADMHLIEQACGLGQDIGLSSNREAYAKLCETDPKYKHLSGRLWLYHLLSSLCNLCCIICNGYSLYYLAENLTTL, encoded by the exons ATGCTAACTCCATTAACCTCTTGTGGACGTGCGCGTGAAT GTGAAAGGCGAGCGTCTCCACCTCTTTTGTACCATCAAATACCTGAC CATTGTGGAAGTGAGTGTGCCCTGCTGGTGAAAATGACTACAGACCGAGAGCCTCCTGTCACTGCTAAACTCCTCCATCTCATGTTTCTTTCCACCTTCTGGGGAATGCAGATATGGGTCACCTTTATATCAG GCTTTGTGATGGACAACCATCTAAACAGGCACACGTTTGGCTTCATCCAGAGCCGGCTCTTCCCGTATTACCTGCATATCGGCTCAGCCTGCGCTTTCTTTAACCTCACTTTATTCGCCATGTACCATCCCAGCGAGCTGTTGGATGACAAAGAAGCCTTCCAG ATCTTAATTTATTTTGTCTGCGTGACTGTAGCTGCAGTGAATGCCCAGTGGTTCGGTCAGATGACGTCGGAAATTATGGCAGACATGCATTTGATTGAGCAGGCCTGTGGGTTGGGTCAAGACATCGGACTCTCGTCCAATCGGGAGGCTTATGCCAAACTTTGTGAGACCGACCCGAAGTATAAACATTTGAGTGGCCGTCTATGGTTGTACCACCTGCTCTCCTCACTTTGTAACCTATGCTGTATCATATGTAATGGTTACAGTCTATATTACCTGGCGGAGAACCTCACCACACTCTGA
- the sirt5 gene encoding NAD-dependent protein deacylase sirtuin-5, mitochondrial isoform X3 yields MARPSSNLAEFRKEFAKAKHIAIITGAGVSAESGVPTFRGQGGYWRKWQAQDLATPSAFSRDPSLVWEFYHYRREVMRSKLPNPAHLAIAECESRLSKQGRSVVVITQNIDELHHRAGSKHVYEIHGSLFKTRCMSCGEVKANHKSPICPALEGKGEPDPSAKDARIPVEHLPRCERRFCNGLLRPHVVWFGETLDADILTSVEQELEKCDLCLVVGTSSVVYPAAMFAPQVAARGVPVAEFNMECTPATKNFMYHFEGPCGITLPPALAVHETDVI; encoded by the exons ATGGCCAGACCAAGCTCAA ATTTAGCAGAGTTTCGGAAGGAGTTTGCCAAAGCAAAGCACATTGCTATCATTACTGGGGCTGGAGTTAGTGCAGAGAGCGGAGTACCAACTTTCAGGGGACAGGGGGGCTACTGGAGGAAATGGCAGGCACAG GATTTGGCCACTCCAAGTGCCTTCTCTCGAGATCCGTCTTTAGTGTGGGAGTTCTACCATTACAGACGTGAG GTAATGCGAAGCAAGTTGCCTAACCCAGCACACCTGGCTATAGCGGAGTGTGAGTCCCGTCTTAGCAAGCAGGGGCGCTCTGTTGTGGTCATCACTCAGAATATTGATGAGCTGCACCATCGTGCTGGTTCCAAACATGTCTATGAGATCCACG GTAGTTTATTTAAAACTCGTTGCATGAGCTGTGGAGAGGTCAAGGCCAACCATAAGAGTCCAATCTGCCCTGCCCTGGAAGGGAAAGG AGAACCTGACCCCAGTGCCAAGGATGCTAGAATACCAGTGGAGCACCTGCCCAG ATGTGAGAGGagattttgtaatggtttacTCAGGCCCCATGTGGTTTGGTTTGGAGAAACTCTGGACGCTGATATTCTCACCAGCGTGGAGCAGGAGCTGGAAAAGTGTGATCTCTGTTTAGTT GTGGGCACCTCCTCCGTAGTTTACCCAGCGGCCATGTTTGCTCCGCAGGTGGCAGCTAGAGGAGTGCCTGTAGCTGAATTTAACATGGAATGCACACCTGCCACTAAGAACTTTAT GTATCACTTTGAAGGTCCATGTGGCATCACACTGCCTCCTGCGCTGGCAGTCCATGAAACTGATGTCATTTAG
- the sirt5 gene encoding NAD-dependent protein deacylase sirtuin-5, mitochondrial isoform X2: MILRRLVCRGLTSHLCRPVSLTWRAPEMARPSSNLAEFRKEFAKAKHIAIITGAGVSAESGVPTFRGQGGYWRKWQAQDLATPSAFSRDPSLVWEFYHYRREVMRSKLPNPAHLAIAECESRLSKQGRSVVVITQNIDELHHRAGSKHVYEIHGSLFKTRCMSCGEVKANHKSPICPALEGKGEPDPSAKDARIPVEHLPRCERRFCNGLLRPHVVWFGETLDADILTSVEQELEKCDLCLVVAARGVPVAEFNMECTPATKNFMYHFEGPCGITLPPALAVHETDVI; encoded by the exons ATGATTTTGCGGCGGTTGGTGTGTAGGGGCCTGACCTCTCATCTTTGCCGGCCAGTAAGCCTGACCTGGAGAGCTCCTGAGATGGCCAGACCAAGCTCAA ATTTAGCAGAGTTTCGGAAGGAGTTTGCCAAAGCAAAGCACATTGCTATCATTACTGGGGCTGGAGTTAGTGCAGAGAGCGGAGTACCAACTTTCAGGGGACAGGGGGGCTACTGGAGGAAATGGCAGGCACAG GATTTGGCCACTCCAAGTGCCTTCTCTCGAGATCCGTCTTTAGTGTGGGAGTTCTACCATTACAGACGTGAG GTAATGCGAAGCAAGTTGCCTAACCCAGCACACCTGGCTATAGCGGAGTGTGAGTCCCGTCTTAGCAAGCAGGGGCGCTCTGTTGTGGTCATCACTCAGAATATTGATGAGCTGCACCATCGTGCTGGTTCCAAACATGTCTATGAGATCCACG GTAGTTTATTTAAAACTCGTTGCATGAGCTGTGGAGAGGTCAAGGCCAACCATAAGAGTCCAATCTGCCCTGCCCTGGAAGGGAAAGG AGAACCTGACCCCAGTGCCAAGGATGCTAGAATACCAGTGGAGCACCTGCCCAG ATGTGAGAGGagattttgtaatggtttacTCAGGCCCCATGTGGTTTGGTTTGGAGAAACTCTGGACGCTGATATTCTCACCAGCGTGGAGCAGGAGCTGGAAAAGTGTGATCTCTGTTTAGTT GTGGCAGCTAGAGGAGTGCCTGTAGCTGAATTTAACATGGAATGCACACCTGCCACTAAGAACTTTAT GTATCACTTTGAAGGTCCATGTGGCATCACACTGCCTCCTGCGCTGGCAGTCCATGAAACTGATGTCATTTAG
- the sirt5 gene encoding NAD-dependent protein deacylase sirtuin-5, mitochondrial isoform X1 gives MILRRLVCRGLTSHLCRPVSLTWRAPEMARPSSNLAEFRKEFAKAKHIAIITGAGVSAESGVPTFRGQGGYWRKWQAQDLATPSAFSRDPSLVWEFYHYRREVMRSKLPNPAHLAIAECESRLSKQGRSVVVITQNIDELHHRAGSKHVYEIHGSLFKTRCMSCGEVKANHKSPICPALEGKGEPDPSAKDARIPVEHLPRCERRFCNGLLRPHVVWFGETLDADILTSVEQELEKCDLCLVVGTSSVVYPAAMFAPQVAARGVPVAEFNMECTPATKNFMYHFEGPCGITLPPALAVHETDVI, from the exons ATGATTTTGCGGCGGTTGGTGTGTAGGGGCCTGACCTCTCATCTTTGCCGGCCAGTAAGCCTGACCTGGAGAGCTCCTGAGATGGCCAGACCAAGCTCAA ATTTAGCAGAGTTTCGGAAGGAGTTTGCCAAAGCAAAGCACATTGCTATCATTACTGGGGCTGGAGTTAGTGCAGAGAGCGGAGTACCAACTTTCAGGGGACAGGGGGGCTACTGGAGGAAATGGCAGGCACAG GATTTGGCCACTCCAAGTGCCTTCTCTCGAGATCCGTCTTTAGTGTGGGAGTTCTACCATTACAGACGTGAG GTAATGCGAAGCAAGTTGCCTAACCCAGCACACCTGGCTATAGCGGAGTGTGAGTCCCGTCTTAGCAAGCAGGGGCGCTCTGTTGTGGTCATCACTCAGAATATTGATGAGCTGCACCATCGTGCTGGTTCCAAACATGTCTATGAGATCCACG GTAGTTTATTTAAAACTCGTTGCATGAGCTGTGGAGAGGTCAAGGCCAACCATAAGAGTCCAATCTGCCCTGCCCTGGAAGGGAAAGG AGAACCTGACCCCAGTGCCAAGGATGCTAGAATACCAGTGGAGCACCTGCCCAG ATGTGAGAGGagattttgtaatggtttacTCAGGCCCCATGTGGTTTGGTTTGGAGAAACTCTGGACGCTGATATTCTCACCAGCGTGGAGCAGGAGCTGGAAAAGTGTGATCTCTGTTTAGTT GTGGGCACCTCCTCCGTAGTTTACCCAGCGGCCATGTTTGCTCCGCAGGTGGCAGCTAGAGGAGTGCCTGTAGCTGAATTTAACATGGAATGCACACCTGCCACTAAGAACTTTAT GTATCACTTTGAAGGTCCATGTGGCATCACACTGCCTCCTGCGCTGGCAGTCCATGAAACTGATGTCATTTAG
- the si:ch211-121a2.4 gene encoding transmembrane protein 205 isoform X2, with product MTTDREPPVTAKLLHLMFLSTFWGMQIWVTFISGFVMDNHLNRHTFGFIQSRLFPYYLHIGSACAFFNLTLFAMYHPSELLDDKEAFQILIYFVCVTVAAVNAQWFGQMTSEIMADMHLIEQACGLGQDIGLSSNREAYAKLCETDPKYKHLSGRLWLYHLLSSLCNLCCIICNGYSLYYLAENLTTL from the exons ATGACTACAGACCGAGAGCCTCCTGTCACTGCTAAACTCCTCCATCTCATGTTTCTTTCCACCTTCTGGGGAATGCAGATATGGGTCACCTTTATATCAG GCTTTGTGATGGACAACCATCTAAACAGGCACACGTTTGGCTTCATCCAGAGCCGGCTCTTCCCGTATTACCTGCATATCGGCTCAGCCTGCGCTTTCTTTAACCTCACTTTATTCGCCATGTACCATCCCAGCGAGCTGTTGGATGACAAAGAAGCCTTCCAG ATCTTAATTTATTTTGTCTGCGTGACTGTAGCTGCAGTGAATGCCCAGTGGTTCGGTCAGATGACGTCGGAAATTATGGCAGACATGCATTTGATTGAGCAGGCCTGTGGGTTGGGTCAAGACATCGGACTCTCGTCCAATCGGGAGGCTTATGCCAAACTTTGTGAGACCGACCCGAAGTATAAACATTTGAGTGGCCGTCTATGGTTGTACCACCTGCTCTCCTCACTTTGTAACCTATGCTGTATCATATGTAATGGTTACAGTCTATATTACCTGGCGGAGAACCTCACCACACTCTGA
- the ftr85 gene encoding tripartite motif-containing protein 16-like protein yields the protein MAEEETGIYVNQEQFSCPICMDLLRDPVTIPCGHNYCLDCIKRFWEQKNQRKVCSCPECRQTFSPRPTLNKNTLFAEVVEKLRHTGIRSQAMPGDKINEGISKEKQELIVYCEQELKQSQRRCQQIIREREEELHLLNQTVVFLRSSAQSAVKETERIFSEMIQSIESLCSELTEMINVKEQMELDEAHGFMEKLEQEIVEMKRRDAEYDQLSHLDDKSQFLKSYESLRGLPRLEIPPAVLVNPDFSFEMVSRKLTDLSGDIKDLCQKKSEKLAKKVQNLKFIPTPEPKVREQFLEYSGPLTLDLNTAHRNLSVCTESGEVTFSRTALSVPDHPERFDIYHQVLCRESVSGRCYFEAEWSGKGPVQIAVCYEEISRKGISGLCAFGHNFQSWSLVCSDDSYALWHSEKETRISKMQASRRIGVYVDFHAGILAFYSITDTMSLIHRIQVTFSQPLYPGFRITTGSSLKLCYPL from the exons ATGGCAGAAGAAGAGACTGGTATTTATGTCAACCAGGAACAGTTCAGCTGTCCCATCTGCATGGACCTTCTGCGAGACCCCGTGACCATTCCTTGTGGACACAACTACTGCTTGGACTGCATTAAACGCTTCTGGGAACAAAAGAACCAGAGGAAAGTCTGCAGCTGTCCAGAGTGTAGACAGACCTTCTCCCCGAGACCCACTCTcaacaaaaacacacttttcGCTGAAGTTGTTGAGAAGTTGAGACATACTGGAATCCGTTCCCAAGCCATGCCTGGTGATAAGATCAATGAAGGCATTTCAAAAGAAAAGCAGGAACTCATCGTGTATTGTGAG CAAGAGCTAAAGCAATCCCAGAGAAGATGCCAGCAAATAATAAGGGAGCGAGAGGAAGAGCTGCATCTTCTGAATCAAACCGTTGTCTTTCTCAGG AGCTCTGCCCAGTCAGCAGTGAAGGAAACAGAGAGGATCTTCAGTGAGATGATTCAGTCTATCGAGTCCTTGTGTTCTGAGCTGACAGAGATGATAAATGTAAAGGAGCAAATGGAATTAGACGAGGCGCACGGCTTTATGGAGAAACTGGAGCAGGAGATCGTAGAGATGAAGAGAAGAGATGCCGAATATGACCAGCTTTCACACCTTGATGATAAGAGTCAGTTTCTAAAG AGTTACGAGTCACTGCGTGGTCTGCCACGGTTGGAGATTCCTCCTGCAGTTCTGGTCAATCCGGACTTTTCTTTTGAGATGGTGTCGAGAAAATTGACAGATCTGAGTGGTGATATTAAAGATCTGTGCCAGAAAAAATCAGAGAAATTAGCTAAGAAAG tacAAAACCTCAAATTTATTCCCACCCCTGAGCCCAAGGTCAGAGAGCAGTTTTTGGAAT ATTCAGGTCCCCTGACTCTAGACCTTAACACAGCTCACAGAAACCTCAGCGTTTGCACAGAGAGCGGAGAGGTGACATTCAGCAGAACAGCTCTGTCTGTTCCTGACCACCCAGAGAGATTTGATATCTATCACCAAGTCCTGTGCAGGGAGAGCGTATCTGGCCGCTGTTACTTCGAGGCCGAGTGGAGCGGCAAAGGTCCTGTGCAAATAGCAGTGTGCTATGAGGAGATCAGCAGAAAAGGAATAAGTGGCTTATGTGCATTTGGACACAATTTCCAGTCCTGGAGTTTGGTGTGCTCTGATGACTCTTATGCATTGTGGCACAGTGAAAAAGAGACCAGGATTTCCAAAATGCAAGCGTCTCGTAGGATTGGCGTTTATGTTGATTTCCACGCTGGGATTTTGGCATTTTACAGCATCACGGACACAATGAGTTTAATCCACAGAATCCAAGTTACATTTAGCCAGCCACTGTATCCTGGCTTCAGGATTACCACTGGGTCAAGTTTGAAACTTTGCTATCCACTTTAA